From a single Haladaptatus caseinilyticus genomic region:
- a CDS encoding HpcH/HpaI aldolase family protein, giving the protein MGTWLSIGHPRVAEVSATDETDFVLIDTEHTTIGLETVENMSRAIESASSSTDTLVRVPWNDPVRIKRVLDIGVDGIMVPMIDTVAEARDFVTAMRYPPDGIRGIASGRAADEGESFEEYVKNANGNHVTIVQIETEQAVENAPSIATVDGVDALFVGPADLSAAIGRFGQWGSDEFNEILERVVNAAHEAGIPIGTLTVNAEHVDLRIQQGFDFLIVGKDTASLTNAISAARAEYDSVLSERATQSQAASKFES; this is encoded by the coding sequence ATGGGAACTTGGCTCTCCATCGGTCACCCCCGAGTCGCAGAGGTTTCCGCGACGGACGAAACAGACTTCGTCCTCATCGATACCGAACATACAACGATCGGACTAGAGACTGTAGAAAACATGTCTCGGGCGATTGAGTCAGCCTCCTCGTCCACCGATACACTCGTTCGTGTCCCCTGGAACGACCCTGTTCGGATAAAACGTGTGCTAGATATCGGTGTCGATGGGATTATGGTCCCGATGATCGATACGGTTGCAGAAGCAAGGGACTTCGTCACTGCGATGCGGTATCCGCCAGACGGAATCCGCGGCATCGCATCTGGCCGTGCCGCTGACGAGGGTGAATCCTTCGAAGAGTATGTGAAGAACGCGAATGGCAATCATGTCACTATCGTTCAGATAGAAACCGAACAGGCCGTCGAAAATGCACCATCGATCGCAACCGTCGACGGTGTCGATGCACTCTTCGTCGGACCTGCCGACCTTTCCGCTGCGATCGGACGGTTCGGTCAGTGGGGCTCAGATGAATTCAACGAAATTCTCGAACGAGTGGTCAACGCCGCTCACGAGGCTGGCATTCCAATTGGAACACTCACCGTGAATGCCGAGCATGTGGACCTTCGAATTCAGCAGGGTTTTGATTTTTTGATCGTTGGAAAAGATACCGCCTCACTCACGAATGCGATTTCCGCGGCACGAGCGGAATACGATTCTGTCCTCTCAGAGAGGGCTACACAGTCGCAAGCAGCGAGTAAATTCGAAAGCTAA
- a CDS encoding Gfo/Idh/MocA family protein, which translates to MLTSNETMQFAVIGCGTIAQVMHLPYLAELPEASIHALVDPAENRVEELGERYNVPHRYQTVDELLTSASDQIDAAIVLTPAHTHADVVVKTLNADIHTLVEKPLAVTLEDANRMIETANASDAVSMVAYMKRFDPAYEQAHEHLKAFDNVDVVTSYDVDPDHGRIIREVYNIVDADLSNGFVEESATERRNQIARAIDTDDDELINAYDFQLDHVCHDINALRGLFGKVTNVSHVDVFSDGRYATAHLEYENDVRCVLETGDSDRKWFEQFIRVDGPEEMLKLDFSNPFIRNTPTDLRLKRGVKDLEDTAHTPSYDEPFKRELEHFLECVRSDNSVRTPFDEARDDLRVIIDLFKTYQQTELESTHAH; encoded by the coding sequence ATGTTAACATCTAACGAAACGATGCAATTTGCAGTTATAGGCTGTGGAACGATCGCCCAGGTAATGCATCTCCCATACCTGGCAGAACTCCCCGAGGCATCGATTCACGCCCTCGTCGATCCCGCCGAAAATCGGGTCGAGGAACTGGGAGAGAGATACAACGTCCCACACCGCTACCAGACAGTCGATGAATTGCTTACGAGCGCCAGTGATCAGATAGACGCAGCTATCGTACTCACGCCGGCACATACGCACGCAGATGTAGTCGTAAAAACACTTAACGCAGACATACACACACTCGTCGAGAAGCCGCTTGCGGTGACTCTCGAGGATGCAAACCGGATGATTGAAACTGCGAATGCATCCGACGCAGTCTCGATGGTCGCATATATGAAACGGTTCGACCCTGCATACGAACAGGCTCACGAACACCTCAAAGCGTTCGATAACGTCGATGTTGTCACGTCGTACGATGTGGATCCAGATCACGGCCGGATTATTCGCGAGGTGTACAATATAGTCGATGCAGATCTCTCCAACGGATTCGTTGAGGAAAGTGCGACTGAGCGTCGAAACCAGATTGCACGGGCTATTGACACTGACGACGACGAGCTCATCAACGCGTATGATTTCCAGCTTGACCATGTCTGTCACGACATCAACGCGCTTCGAGGGCTGTTCGGGAAAGTCACAAATGTTTCACACGTCGATGTCTTCTCCGACGGGCGATACGCAACCGCACACCTCGAATACGAGAACGACGTTCGTTGTGTCCTCGAAACGGGTGATTCGGACCGGAAGTGGTTCGAACAGTTCATCCGCGTCGACGGTCCAGAGGAGATGTTGAAACTTGATTTCTCGAACCCATTCATCCGGAATACGCCCACAGATCTCCGTCTAAAACGTGGTGTGAAGGATCTAGAAGACACGGCGCATACTCCCTCATACGATGAACCATTCAAGCGAGAACTCGAACACTTCCTAGAGTGCGTACGGAGCGATAACTCCGTTCGAACACCCTTCGATGAGGCTCGTGACGACCTTCGAGTCATCATTGACCTCTTCAAAACGTACCAGCAAACCGAACTTGAATCTACACACGCACACTGA